The Dermochelys coriacea isolate rDerCor1 chromosome 7, rDerCor1.pri.v4, whole genome shotgun sequence genome window below encodes:
- the SAC3D1 gene encoding SAC3 domain-containing protein 1 produces MGGADEFPVGTCPGMCPLGELAQRERQGRLHRLELREGTRQGDPARVVKKYSRPAAGKELPRPQELRPAPVLLATVHYLLGQVAPRADLPPAEVHAFISDRLRAVHQDATLQRLQGAPCVALLERSLGYLLHAGYQLCQEPPARFDPHLHRTQLQECFSWLRRCYRDSCHHGEPAFQALFLLYNLGFPEALRQVLQLPDPVRASPELRTALAVNWAYLERNWARFFRLAQALPYLLICALHRHLGPARRLALLTFSHGFSTRNCRCPLAWLAQLLAVDGPEEMAELCRHHGLMVLDGAVVFQKAAFRDPDVLVQSPSQLLVDSKRGETPLLEIIEDACS; encoded by the exons ATGGGGGGTGCAGATGAGTTTCCAGTGGGCACATGCCCTGGGATGTGCCCACTGGGTGAGCTGGCACAGCGGGAGCGCCAGGGCCGCCTGCACCGGCTGGAGCTGCGGGAGGGGACGCGGCAGGGTGACCCTGCCCGCGTGGTGAAGAAGTATTCCCGTCCAGCTGCAGGCAAGGAGTTGCCCCGGCCCCAGGAGCTGCGCCCTGCCCCAGTGCTGCTGGCCACTGTGCACTATCTGCTGGGCCAGGTGGCTCCGCGAGCTGACCTGCCCCCAGCTGAGGTCCATGCTTTCATCTCCGACCGGTTGCGTGCTGTGCACCAGGATGCCACGCTGCAGCGGCTGCAAGGGGCTCCATGCGTGGCCCTGCTGGAGCGATCACTGGGCTACCTGCTCCATGCCGGCTACCAGCTGTGCCAGGAACCCCCTGCCCGCTTCGACCCCCACCtccaccgcacccagctccaggagtGCTTCAGCTGGCTGCGGCGCTGCTACCGGGACAGCTGTCACCACGGGGAGCCGGCCTTCCAGGCCCTTTTCCTCCTCTACAACCTGG GCTTTCCGGAAGCTCTGCGCCaggtcctgcagctcccagacccGGTCCGGGCCTCCCCCGAACTCCGCACGGCGCTGGCTGTCAACTGGGCTTACCTGGAGCGCAACTGGGCACGGTTTTTCCGCCTGGCGCAGGCCCTGCCCTACCTGCTGATTTGCGCCCTCCATCGGCACCTGGGCCCTGCCCGGCGCCTGGCACTGCTCACCTTTAGCCACGGCTTCAGTACCAGGAACTGTCGCTGTCCCTTGGCCTGGcttgcccagcttctggcagtggaCGGTCCTGAGGAGATGGCGGAGCTGTGCCGCCATCATGGGCTCATGGTGCTGGATGGAGCCGTGGTCTTCCAGAAAGCAGCTTTCAGGGACCCGGACGTGTTGGTCCAGAGCCCCTCGCAGCTGCTAGTGGACAGTAAACGAGGGGAGACCCCCCTGCTGGAGATCATCGAAGATGCTTGTAGCTAA